One Peterkaempfera bronchialis DNA window includes the following coding sequences:
- a CDS encoding GNAT family N-acetyltransferase, translated as MPRPAAAAAPLAALALFGFVLNVCTDPTQRRRGHVRACTEALLGWFDAHGVTRVDLHATAEAEPLYRRLGFRPRHPQ; from the coding sequence GTGCCGCGCCCGGCAGCCGCCGCTGCCCCGCTCGCCGCCCTGGCACTCTTCGGCTTCGTCCTCAACGTCTGCACCGACCCCACGCAGCGCCGCCGGGGCCACGTCCGGGCCTGTACCGAGGCGCTGCTCGGCTGGTTCGACGCACACGGCGTCACCCGGGTCGACCTGCACGCCACCGCCGAGGCCGAACCCCTCTACCGGCGCCTCGGCTTCAGGCCCCGCCACCCGCAGTGA
- a CDS encoding exodeoxyribonuclease VII small subunit, protein MANEETRDSGADGAGVDDALGYEQARDALLEVVRRLEAGGTSLEESLALWERGEQLAKVCRRWLDGARQRLDAALAAEEGPGGAVR, encoded by the coding sequence ATGGCGAACGAGGAGACCCGCGACAGCGGCGCGGACGGCGCGGGCGTGGACGATGCGCTGGGTTATGAGCAGGCACGCGATGCACTGCTGGAGGTGGTGCGGCGGCTGGAGGCCGGCGGCACCTCGCTGGAGGAGTCGCTGGCGCTCTGGGAGCGCGGCGAGCAGTTGGCGAAGGTCTGCCGGCGGTGGCTGGACGGCGCCCGGCAGCGGCTGGACGCGGCGCTGGCCGCAGAGGAGGGTCCGGGCGGCGCGGTGCGGTGA
- the glpX gene encoding class II fructose-bisphosphatase, translating into MTAQNHHNLPAPLEVAPEAPDRNLALELVRVTEAAAMAAGRWVGRGDKNGADGAAVKAMRTLVHTVSMNGVVVIGEGEKDEAPMLYNGERVGDGTGAECDVAVDPVDGTTLTAKGMGNAVSVLAVADRGTMFDPSAVFYMDKLVAGPEAAEFVDITAPPAVNIRRVAKAKGSAVEDVTVVILDRPRHDGLVKEVREAGARIKFISDGDVAGAIMAARENTGVDLLLGIGGTPEGIIAACAMKCMGGVIQGRLWPKDDQERQKALDAGHDLDRVLSTDDLVGGDNVFFVATGITDGELLRGVRYRAETATTSSLVMRSKSGTIREINSTHKLSKLRAYSAIDFDRAR; encoded by the coding sequence ATGACCGCCCAGAACCACCACAATCTCCCTGCTCCCCTGGAGGTCGCCCCCGAGGCACCCGACCGCAACCTGGCCCTGGAGCTCGTCCGCGTCACCGAAGCCGCCGCCATGGCCGCCGGCCGGTGGGTCGGCCGAGGCGACAAGAACGGCGCCGACGGCGCGGCCGTCAAGGCCATGCGCACCCTCGTCCACACCGTCTCGATGAACGGCGTCGTCGTCATCGGCGAGGGGGAGAAGGACGAGGCTCCGATGCTCTACAACGGCGAGCGGGTGGGTGACGGGACCGGCGCGGAGTGCGACGTGGCGGTGGACCCGGTCGACGGCACCACCCTCACCGCCAAGGGCATGGGCAACGCGGTCTCGGTGCTCGCCGTGGCCGATCGCGGCACCATGTTCGACCCCAGCGCGGTCTTCTACATGGACAAGCTGGTGGCCGGACCGGAGGCCGCCGAGTTCGTCGACATCACCGCGCCCCCGGCGGTCAACATCCGCCGGGTCGCCAAGGCCAAGGGCAGCGCGGTGGAGGACGTCACCGTGGTCATCCTGGACCGGCCGCGCCACGACGGCCTGGTCAAGGAGGTGCGCGAGGCGGGCGCCCGGATCAAGTTCATCTCGGACGGCGATGTGGCCGGCGCCATCATGGCCGCCCGCGAGAACACCGGCGTGGACCTGCTGCTCGGCATCGGCGGCACCCCGGAGGGCATCATCGCGGCCTGCGCCATGAAGTGCATGGGCGGCGTCATCCAGGGCCGGCTCTGGCCCAAGGACGACCAGGAGCGGCAGAAGGCGCTGGACGCCGGGCACGACCTGGACCGGGTGCTCTCCACCGACGACCTGGTCGGCGGCGACAACGTCTTCTTCGTGGCGACCGGCATCACCGACGGCGAGCTGCTGCGCGGGGTGCGCTACCGGGCCGAGACCGCCACCACCAGCTCGCTGGTGATGCGCTCCAAGAGCGGCACCATCCGCGAGATCAACTCCACCCACAAGCTGTCCAAGCTGCGGGCCTACAGCGCGATCGACTTCGACCGCGCCCGGTGA
- a CDS encoding malonic semialdehyde reductase, translating into MTTADNVLALDAAAQDLLFREARTANTFSDEPVTDEQLRAIYDLVKYAPTAFNQQPLRIVLVRSAEARERLVTHMMDGNKEKTGSAPLVAILAADHEFHEELPKLLPHFPQAKDLFFSERPVREQTGTFNASLQVGYFILGVRAAGLAAGPMTGYDAAGINKEFFADGDHTVLAVVNIGKPGENAWFPRSPRLEYDEVVTTV; encoded by the coding sequence ATGACCACTGCCGACAACGTGCTGGCCCTCGACGCCGCCGCCCAGGACCTGCTCTTCCGCGAGGCCCGCACCGCCAACACCTTCTCCGACGAGCCCGTCACCGACGAGCAGCTGCGCGCCATCTACGACCTGGTCAAGTACGCGCCGACCGCCTTCAACCAGCAGCCGCTGCGCATTGTGCTGGTGCGCTCGGCCGAGGCCCGCGAGCGCCTGGTCACCCACATGATGGACGGCAACAAGGAGAAGACCGGCAGCGCCCCGCTGGTCGCCATCCTGGCCGCCGACCACGAGTTCCACGAGGAGCTGCCGAAGCTGCTGCCGCACTTCCCGCAGGCCAAGGACCTCTTCTTCAGCGAGCGTCCGGTGCGCGAGCAGACCGGTACCTTCAACGCCTCCCTCCAGGTCGGCTACTTCATCCTGGGCGTCCGCGCGGCCGGTCTGGCCGCCGGCCCGATGACCGGCTATGACGCCGCGGGCATCAACAAGGAGTTCTTCGCCGACGGCGACCACACCGTGCTCGCCGTGGTGAACATCGGCAAGCCGGGCGAGAACGCCTGGTTCCCGCGTTCCCCGCGCCTGGAGTACGACGAGGTCGTCACCACCGTCTGA
- a CDS encoding DUF4245 domain-containing protein, whose product MGHHGGVASDTKTQRGRQTVRDMILSLLVVGGVAAVVYIFIPHSEGDPVRTVPYTVELATARRAAPYPVLAPQGLPAQWRATSVRYSADDGGHATWHLGFVTPSGSYAAVEQSDDSADGVLRAQVKGGKPDGSASVGGEDWDRYQGEPYRALVRESGGATTVVTGSASYRELAQLAQALHG is encoded by the coding sequence ATGGGTCACCATGGGGGCGTGGCGAGCGATACGAAGACGCAGAGGGGCCGGCAGACGGTACGGGACATGATCCTGTCGCTGCTGGTGGTCGGCGGCGTGGCCGCGGTGGTGTACATCTTCATCCCGCACTCGGAGGGCGACCCGGTCCGGACGGTGCCGTACACGGTCGAGCTGGCGACCGCGCGCCGGGCGGCTCCCTACCCCGTACTGGCGCCGCAGGGCCTTCCCGCGCAGTGGCGGGCGACCTCGGTGCGCTACAGCGCCGACGACGGCGGGCACGCCACCTGGCACCTGGGCTTCGTCACCCCGTCCGGCAGCTATGCGGCGGTCGAGCAGAGCGACGACTCCGCCGACGGCGTGCTGCGGGCGCAGGTCAAGGGCGGCAAGCCGGACGGCTCCGCCTCGGTGGGCGGCGAGGACTGGGACCGCTACCAGGGCGAGCCCTACCGCGCGCTGGTGCGGGAGTCGGGCGGCGCCACCACCGTGGTCACCGGCAGCGCGTCCTACCGGGAGCTGGCGCAGCTGGCACAGGCGCTGCACGGATAG
- the xseA gene encoding exodeoxyribonuclease VII large subunit codes for MGLDTSADAPIPVGKVSTLIGGWIDRLGAVWVEGQITQLSRRPGAGVVFMTLRDPSEDVSLTVTCFRSVFDPVAEVVAEGARVVVHAKPEWYAARGTLSLRAAEIRPVGLGELLARLEQLKRRLAGEGLFAADRKRALPFLPQCVGLVTGRASAAERDVLQNARHRWPAVRFEVRNVAVQGVTAVAQVVAAVRELDEHPEVDVIIVARGGGSVEDLLPFSDEQLVRTVAAARTPVVSAIGHEPDQPLLDFVADLRASTPTDAAKRVVPDVGEELARVTQLRDRARHAVRGRVERELAGLAATLSRPVLAAPRRMVDDRAAELDALLERSRRCLGHQLDRASSDLGHTLARVVALSPAATLQRGYAVLQRADGAVVRSAAEVAAGDELRARVAEGGFTVTVADQE; via the coding sequence ATGGGTCTTGACACCTCTGCGGACGCGCCGATCCCGGTCGGCAAGGTCTCCACGCTGATCGGCGGCTGGATCGACCGGCTGGGCGCGGTCTGGGTGGAGGGCCAGATCACCCAGCTGAGCAGGCGTCCCGGGGCCGGGGTGGTCTTTATGACGCTGCGTGACCCGTCGGAGGACGTCTCCCTCACGGTCACCTGCTTCCGCAGTGTCTTCGACCCGGTCGCCGAGGTGGTCGCCGAGGGCGCGCGGGTGGTGGTGCACGCCAAGCCGGAGTGGTACGCGGCGCGCGGCACCCTGTCGCTGCGCGCCGCCGAGATCCGCCCGGTGGGGCTGGGCGAGCTGCTGGCCAGGCTGGAGCAGCTGAAGCGGCGGCTGGCCGGGGAGGGGCTGTTCGCGGCCGACCGCAAGCGGGCGCTGCCGTTCCTGCCGCAGTGCGTCGGCCTGGTGACCGGCCGCGCCTCGGCGGCCGAGCGCGATGTGCTCCAGAACGCGCGGCACCGCTGGCCGGCGGTCCGGTTCGAGGTGCGCAATGTGGCGGTGCAGGGGGTGACCGCCGTCGCCCAGGTGGTGGCGGCCGTGCGGGAGCTGGACGAGCACCCCGAGGTGGACGTGATCATCGTGGCCCGGGGCGGCGGCAGCGTGGAGGATCTGCTGCCCTTCTCCGACGAGCAGCTGGTCCGTACGGTGGCTGCGGCGCGGACCCCGGTGGTGAGCGCCATCGGCCATGAGCCGGACCAGCCGCTGCTGGACTTCGTGGCGGACCTGCGGGCCTCCACCCCGACCGATGCGGCCAAACGGGTGGTTCCGGACGTCGGCGAGGAGCTGGCCCGGGTGACCCAGCTGCGGGACCGGGCCCGGCACGCGGTGCGGGGCCGGGTGGAGCGCGAGCTGGCGGGCCTGGCGGCCACGCTGAGCCGCCCGGTGCTGGCGGCGCCCCGGCGGATGGTGGACGACCGGGCGGCCGAGCTGGACGCGCTGCTGGAGCGTTCCCGGCGGTGCCTGGGCCACCAGCTGGACCGGGCCTCCTCCGACCTGGGGCACACCCTGGCCCGGGTGGTGGCGCTCTCCCCCGCCGCGACGCTGCAACGCGGCTATGCGGTGCTGCAGCGGGCGGACGGGGCGGTGGTGCGCAGCGCGGCCGAGGTGGCGGCGGGGGACGAGCTGCGTGCCCGGGTCGCCGAGGGCGGCTTCACGGTGACGGTCGCCGACCAGGAGTGA
- a CDS encoding DUF1707 SHOCT-like domain-containing protein, protein MDNSPAQDPPSLPDFDKRGGGAQRTPPPVPMTKPAAAEPALRASDADRERVADILRDAFAEGRLDVNEHAERIEAAYGAKTLGELEPLTRDLPAHRPSAAPKPAPAPAPAGPPLPPARDYSPNAVAVFGGSTRKGRWRVGSRIRAVAVFGGVDIDLTDAVFESPEVLIDVTAVFGGVTVKVPENVSLHGTGVGIFGGFDVREQTADDPYAPVVRVRGAAVFGGCEARPKRGKLLKEWVRKQLDF, encoded by the coding sequence GTGGACAACTCGCCTGCCCAGGACCCGCCCTCCCTGCCCGACTTCGACAAGCGGGGAGGCGGTGCCCAGCGCACCCCGCCGCCCGTGCCGATGACCAAGCCGGCCGCCGCCGAACCGGCGCTGCGCGCCTCCGACGCCGACCGCGAGCGGGTCGCGGACATCCTGCGGGACGCCTTCGCCGAAGGCCGGCTCGATGTGAACGAGCACGCCGAGCGGATCGAGGCGGCCTATGGAGCGAAGACGCTCGGTGAGCTGGAGCCGCTCACCCGCGACCTGCCCGCGCACCGCCCCTCCGCCGCCCCCAAGCCCGCGCCGGCGCCCGCCCCCGCGGGACCGCCGCTGCCCCCGGCGCGGGACTACTCGCCGAACGCCGTGGCGGTCTTCGGCGGCTCCACCCGCAAGGGCCGCTGGCGGGTGGGGTCCCGGATCAGGGCTGTCGCCGTCTTCGGCGGGGTAGACATCGACCTCACCGACGCCGTCTTCGAGTCGCCCGAGGTGCTGATCGACGTCACCGCCGTCTTCGGCGGGGTGACCGTCAAGGTGCCGGAGAACGTCTCGCTGCACGGCACCGGGGTCGGCATCTTCGGCGGGTTCGATGTGCGTGAGCAGACGGCGGACGACCCGTATGCGCCGGTGGTGCGGGTGCGCGGCGCGGCGGTCTTCGGCGGCTGCGAGGCCCGGCCGAAGCGGGGGAAGCTGCTCAAGGAGTGGGTTCGCAAGCAGCTCGACTTCTAG
- a CDS encoding WhiB family transcriptional regulator produces MLHPIESTKSATDQSVPGQFSPSQYGQQNGQHGAGDDSPWHSGAACRRDEAGLFFAPSKEPTAARLAREEAAKRVCARCPVLLECREHALAQPEPYGVWGGLTAAERRVVLARRRRREVELRADVQRVSRGRIAAAG; encoded by the coding sequence GTGCTGCACCCGATCGAGTCCACCAAGAGCGCCACCGACCAGAGCGTTCCGGGGCAGTTCAGCCCGAGCCAGTACGGACAGCAGAACGGACAGCACGGAGCCGGCGACGACTCCCCCTGGCACTCCGGCGCCGCCTGCCGCCGGGACGAGGCCGGCCTCTTCTTCGCCCCCTCCAAGGAGCCCACCGCGGCCCGGCTGGCCCGCGAGGAGGCGGCCAAGCGGGTCTGCGCCCGCTGCCCGGTGCTGCTGGAGTGCCGCGAGCACGCCCTCGCCCAGCCGGAGCCCTACGGTGTGTGGGGCGGGCTGACCGCCGCCGAGCGCCGGGTGGTGCTGGCCCGCCGCAGGCGCCGCGAGGTCGAGCTGCGCGCCGATGTGCAGCGCGTCTCGCGCGGGCGCATCGCGGCCGCCGGGTGA